GTCCTCACCGCTCGCGGGCAGTACGCGGGGATCGAGCGCCTGCGCGCGCGCATCGCCGCGCACTTCGCAGCCAGCGTCGATCAGCCCGGCCACTACCGAAGCGCTTTCGGGGAACTGGGTGTCGAGCAGCAGCGTCTCCATCGCGCCGCAGATGCCGGTGCGGCGCAGCTTGGCGTTGACGGTCAGCTTTCGCGCCATGTCCGCATCGGCTGCGGCGTGGACATACGTGTGGCAGATGCCATCGAGGTGGGCCAGCACGGGCACCCGTGCATCGGCCTGAACCCGCGCGACAAGGCTTTTGCCCCCGCGCGGCACGATCATGTCGATCAGCCCGGCAGCGGTCAGCATCGCACCCACGACGGCGCGGTCCTGCGTCGGAACCAGCTGAATCGCGGCAGCGGGAAGCCCCGCGCTTTCCAGTCCGGCGGCCAGCGCGGCGCGGATCGCGCGGTTGGAATGGAGCGCCTCGGTGCCCCCGCGCAGCATTACCGCATTGCCCGAACGCAGGCACAGCGCGGCGGCATCGGCGGTCACGTTGGGGCGGCTTTCGTAGATGATCCCGATCAGTCCGATGGGCACCCGAACGCGCGACAGTTTCAGGCCGTTGGGCCGCTCGTCGGCGGAGATCACCTCGCCCACCGGATCGGGCAGCCCGGCAACCTGATCCACGGCATCGGCAATGCCCGCCAACCGGCCCGCATCCAGCCGCAGACGGTCGAGCAGCGCGGCGGAAAGGCCCTTGGCCTCGCCCGCTGCGATATCCTGCGCATTGGCGGCGAGAATCTCGGCTTCCGCCGCGCGCAGGGCCTTCGCGGCGGCGCGCAGGGCGCCTGCCTTGTCCGCATCGCTGATCCGCGCCAGCACGCGCTGCGCGGCGCGGCCATCGCGGGCCAGCCGTTCGACCAGCGCTTCCGGAGCCAATGCCTCCAAAGCGGGCGCGGCAGGATCGGCGGACAGGGAAGTCTGAAGGTTCATGGCCAGATCGCTAGCACCGCGCAGCCCCCCTGTCACCGATCCAGACACGGCGTTGAGCGCGCATTTTCCTACATCGCCGCGCGTTGCTACATTCGTGCAGGGTCTTTCTCATCGTTGTCACCGCCGCCGCGAAATCGCCCTTGTACAGGCGTTTTGAGCGTGCACTTTATCAACTAACCCGGCCCGCTTTGCCGCCCAGGAAATGCCAATCGACATTGTATCCCTCAACTCGCCGCAGGACTCGTCCGCCTCGGCTCGATTCGACAAAGTGCCGGGACCAGTCGATTCGCCTTGGTAATAACCCCCTGCTAGTTGGCCCGCCGGGACTGAGACACTAGATTTCCAGCGGGGTCGTTTTGCTATCCACTTCAGCCGGGGCGTTTTTACAGCGCCTCAGGACTGCGTTTCCCGATCGTGAGTTCATCATGCGATCGCAGGGACAAGTCCGTTTCATCCGTATTTCTTCGCGGAGTCAGAAGATCGCCGCAGGTGTGGCAGTAGGCGTTCTGGGCGCCTGGTGCGCCTCGGTTGGTGCGCTGGCTTTGTCGCAGGTTTCCACCGGCACCGCGCAGGCCGCGCTCGCCGGGCGCGAAGCCAAGGTCGCCCGGGCCGAGCACAGCGTCGAGCAGTACCGCGAGAATATCGACACGGTCGCCTCCAACCTCGCCCGCCGCCAGAAGTTCATCGAGCAGATGGTCGATGCCCACATCAGCGAATTGCCCGAAGGTGACGAGGCCGCCCAGGCACAAACCACCGACGAAACTGGTGCTGAAGCGAAGAAGATCAGCGCAGCGTTGCCCGAAGCGGGCACCCTCGCCGGCATCGAAGCCAGGCAGCTTGCACTGGTTGAGCGCCTGACCCGCTATGCCAACGACCGCTCCCAGACGGCCACCGATGCCATCCGCAAGCTCGGCCTCAACCCGCGTGCGATGATCCCATCGGGCCGCACCGCCGAGGGCGGTCCGCTGTTGAAGCTGGCCACCGCCAGCAACGGCAGCATCGATCCCCGCTTCCGCCGCATGGGCCAGAGCCTGGCCCGCATGGACGCACTGGAAAACGGCCTTGCCTCGATCCCGCAGGTCAGCCCGGCCCATGTCGCCTATGTCTCGTCCAGCTACGGCTACCGGTCCGATCCCTTTACCGGCGGCGCCGCGTTCCATGCCGGGCTCGATTTTCCCGGTCCGATGGGTTCGCCGATCTACGCCGCCGCCAAGGGCCGCGTCACCTTCGTCGGCCAGAAGTCCGGCTACGGCAATTGCGTGGAAGTGACTCACGGCAACGGCCTGATGACCCGCTACGGCCACCTTTCGGGTTTCCGCGCCCACGTCGGCCAGGAAGTCGATGCCGGGGCGCTGATCGCCGCGATGGGCAGCACCGGCCGCTCTACCGGCTCGCACCTCCACTTCGAAGTGCGGGTCAACGACCGCCCGGTCAATCCGCGCCCGTTCCTCGAAGCGGCCCAAACCGCACAGAGCAACCTCCACAACAACAATCAGCCACAGAAGGAGAGACGCTGACATGGCCAAGGCCTTCATTAGCTCCCGCGTCACCGGCACCAGCACGAGTTTCTCGATGCTGGGTTCGGACACCACCATCACCGGCAATATCCAAGCCAGCGCCGACCTGCACGTCGACGGCAGCGTCGAGGGCGACATCACCTGCAATTCGCTCGTCCAGGGTGAAGGCAGCGAGATCACCGGCGCCGTGCGCGCCGAATCGGTTCGTATCGCCGGTCTCGTGCGCGGCTCCGTCGCCGCTCGCGAGGTGGTGATCCTCAAGACCGCCCGGATCGAAGGCGACGTCGCCTATGACGCGCTGACCATCGAACAGGGCGCCCGCCTCGAGGGGCGCCTCAGCCCCAGCGGCGGCCAGATCCCCCCCGCCATGGCGCGCCTGCCGGCCGTCGAAGCGGAACTGATGCTGCCCGCCGCAGCGGAATGATACCCGGCGGGCGGTTCAGCCGCCCGCCACTTTGAACCGCAGGGTCTTGCGGTCCTGCTTGCCGACAAGGTTTTCGGCAGCCTCGGGCGCGGCTCAACGCGCACATTGAGCGAACCGGCCAGCGGCGTTCACGCGGAAATCTGGGTGAAGAGACTCGACAGGCCGCGCCGCGCCGCCTGCGGATCGATCGCCTCGATCTGGCCAGCGCTGGCGGTTCGGGTGGCTAAGTCACCCCTTTAGACGTCCCGGTACTGCCGCCGATATATTGCACCACCGCCAGCCATTCCGGCACCGATTTCCGCAGCACACCTATGGCCGTAGGCAGAACCCCGGCGCGTCAAAGGTGACGAGCAGCAGCCTGCCCAAGTGGCGACCTGCGCCTCCGCGCCAGGATGCGTAGCGCTCCTGCGACACGGGCTTTGAGCATAGCCGGCAGATGCACGGAGCATCTGCCGGCTAAACATCTTTACTGATTGCGCTCTTCAGCCTCGGCGGCGCGCTTGGCTTCGAGCCAGGCAGCGACTTCGGCTTCCTGCGCGGCCGCGCTGGCGGCCTGGACCTGCGCCTGACGCTCTGCACGAAGTTCCTCGATCAAGGCCTCGCGGTCGTCCGTCAGACGCTCGTTGGTCAGGTTCTCGTCTTCCTGGATGCCAGCCTTCTTGGCTGCCTTGGCAACCAAGGCGTCCAGTTCGCGCTGCGAGCACAGACCCAGCGTTACCGGGTCCTTTGGCGTGATGTTGTTGATGTTCCAGTGCGAACGGTCGCGAATCGCCGCGATCGTGTTGCGCGTGGTGCCGATCAGCTTGCCGATCTGCGCGTCCGAAACCTCGGCGTGGTTGCGCAGTATCCACGCGATACCGTCCGGCTTGTCCTGACGCTTGGATACCGGAGTGTAGCGCGGACCCTTGGTACGGCTCGCGGTTACCGGCACCTTGTGCATGCGCAGCTTGTATTCGGGGTTGGCCTGCCCCTTTTCGATCTCTTCCATCGTCAGCTCACCAGAGCGAACAGGGTCGCGTCCGGTGTACTTGCTGGAGGCCAGATCGTCGGCCATGGCCTGGACTTCAAGCATGTGGAGACCGCAGAACTCTGCAATCTGCTCAAAAGTCAAAGAAGTGATGTCGACCAACCACGAGGCGGTTGCGTGCGGCATCAGCGGAGTGGGCTGGCTCATGTCTCTATCCCCGGCGGAAACAATAAGGGCCACCCCTTCGGAGTGGCCGTACTATGCCGATTTAGGGAAATTTTGCGCAATGGGCAAGCGAAAGCCTAGGTTTTTTGCAGGATAGCGCCTGACGTTCCACGTGGAACGGGCCAGCGGACTCCCCGCCCGCCCTGACGCAGTTCAAACCTCCAGCACGATTTTGCCGATATGGTCGCCCGCTTCCATCCTTGCGTGAGCCGCCGCAGCCTCCGCCAAGGGGAAGCGCGTGTCCATTACCGGGCGCAGCAAGCCCTCCTCCACCAAGGGCCAGGCACATTCGACGATTTCCTGCGCGAGCAGCGTCTTGAAATCGTCTGAGCGCGGCCGCAGCGTCGACCCGGTAAGCGTGTAGCGGCGGCTCATGACGACAGCCATGTTGATCTCTGTCTTCGCCCCGCCCTGCACCGCGATGGTGACGTGGCGCCCGTCCGGCGCCAGGCATTTGAGGTTGCGCGGAACATAGCTGCCCGCGACCATGTCGAGCACGAGATCGACCCCCTTGCCGCCGGTGATACGCGATACTTCCTCGACGAAATCGTTCGCCTTGTAGTCGATCGCATGAGTAGCGCCGATCTTCAGTGCGGCCTCGCACTTTTCAGCCGAACCGCAGGTGACGATTACCGTCAACCCGAAATGACGGCCCAGCATCGCCGCCATCGTGCCGATACCGCTGGTGCCGCCGTGGACCAGCAGTGTCTCGCCCTCACGCGCATGGCCGCGCTCGAAAACGTTGTGCCAGACGGTGAACAGCGTTTCGGGCAGCGCCGCCGCCTCGTCCATTTCAAGGCCTTCGGGCACCGCCAGGCAGTGCCCGGCCTTGGCCAGGCAATACTGCGCATACCCCCCGCCGGAAACGAGCGCGCAGACCTGCTGGCCGGGAATGAATTCGGTCACCCCATCGCCCAGAGCGGCGACCGTGCCGGAAATCTCCAGCCCCGGAATCGGCGAGGCCCCCGGCGGCGGCGGATAATTGCCCGTCCGCTGTACCACGTCGGGCCGGTTCACCCCGGCAAACGCCACCCGTACCAGCACTTCGCCGGGGCCGGGCTTCGGAACAGGAACGATTTCGGGACGGAGAACTTCGGGGCCGCCAGGCGAATCGTAGCCAACGGCGGTCATCACGACAGGAAGGTCAGCTAACATGAACTTCCCTGTGCCACAGGATGCAGGGAATGGGGAACAGGAAAACACCGGGCCGAAAGCGGATATTCATCCCGGTGGAGGTTGGGACGACTGGCCATCATGTTGAACCCAGGTGTACTCGAGGGTAGTGAGCAACGGCGCGCCAAGGCCATCACAGCCCAAGCCTTCGCCGAGATGACGACCAGGTGTCAGCGATAGCGCGGGCCTTATTTCCCCAACATCCACAGCCAAGCCAACGCCCCATTGACAGTATCCCGTTCCAGTCCGATGCTGCATTGCAATGGACGAAGACGACCGACCTCTGCGGCGGTCTTCCGAGGGCGACTTCGGAGCCGCCAGCCGCCTCGCCGGTGAAAGCCTGGAACGGTATTCGCTTGACGAACTCGATGCCCGGGTCGTCCTGCTCGAAGCTGAAATCGAACGCATCCGCGCGCACAAGGCCGCATCCTCGGCTCACCGGCTTGCGGCCGATGCCCTGTTCAGGCCGCGATCATCTTGATCGGCGCAGCCTCCCTTTTCCGCCCCCGTGTACAGGCACTGCACGGACAACCTCGCAACCCTCCTGATCGTCCCTATATCGATCCCGAAACCTCTCACCGCCAAACTCCCTTGTACGGAGAGTCGTCCCTCACAATGAAGGTCGCATAAATGCCAAGTTTCGCGCAAAGCCTTGAAAAGACCCTGCACTCGGCTCTGTCTCACGCGTCTGAGCGGAGCCACGAGTATGCGACGCTCGAGCACCTGCTGCTCGCGCTGATCGACGATACGGACGCGGCCCAGGTCATGCAGGCTTGCGGCGTGGACCTTGGCGACCTGGGCGACGTGGTGCGCCAGTATCTGGACCAGGAATACCAGTCGCTCAAGACCGAGGAAAAGGGCGATCCCGCCCCCACCGCCGGCTTCCAGCGGGTGATCCAGCGCGCCATCCTGCACGTCCAGTCGTCTGGCAAGGACACCGTGACCGGCGCCAATGTGTTGGTCGCCCTGTTCTCCGAGCGTGACAGCTATGCCGTATATTTCCTGCAGCAGCAGGACATGAGCCGCCTCGACGCCGTCAGCTACATCAGCCACGGCATTGGCAAGGGCGGCAAGCGCATCGAAGATCGCAGCCCCAAGGGCGCGGCCGACGACAGCACCCCCACGCCCGAGGACAAGAACGAATCCAAGCCGGCCGCCGGAAACAAAAAGGATTCCGCGCTCGACCAGTTTACCGTCAACCTCAATGAGAAGGCGCTCAAGGGCAAGGTCGACCCGTTGATCGGCCGCGGCCCCGAAGTGGACCGCACGATCCAGATCCTGTGCCGCCGCTCCAAGAACAACCCGCTTTACGTGGGCGATCCGGGCGTGGGCAAGACCGCGATTGCGGAAGGCCTAGCGCGCAAGATCGTCGAGGGCGAAGTGCCCGAAGTCCTAACCGAAGCGGTGATCTACTCGCTCGATATGGGCAGCCTGCTGGCCGGAACCCGTTATCGCGGTGATTTCGAGGAACGCCTCAAGCAGGTCGTCTCGGAACTTGAAAAGATGCCGCATGCGGTCTTGTTCATCGACGAGATCCACACCGTGATCGGTGCGGGCGCCACCAGCGGCGGCGCGATGGACGCATCGAACCTGCTCAAGCCGGCTCTGTCGGGCGGCACGATCCGTTGCATCGGCTCGACCACCTATAAGGAGTTCCGCAACCACTTCGAAAAGGACCGCGCCCTGCTGCGCCGGTTCCAGAAGATCGACGTGAACGAGCCGACGATCGAGGACACCATCAAGATCCTCAAGGGTCTGCGCACCGCGTTCGAGGAACACCACAAGGTCAAGTACACCCCCGACGCCATCAAGACGGCGGTGGAGCTTTCAGCCCGCTACATCAACGACCGCAAGCTGCCTGACAAGGCGATCGACGTGATCGACGAAGTCGGCGCCATGCAGATGCTGGTTCCGCCCAGCCGCCGCAAGAAGACCATCACCGCGCGTGAGATCGAGCAGGTCATCGCGACGATGGCGCGCATCCCGCCCAAGTCGGTCAGCTCCGACGACAAGAAGGCGCTCGGCACGCTTGAGCGTGATCTCAAGCGCGTCGTCTTCGGGCAGGACAAGGCGATCGAGCTGGTCTCCACCGCGATGAAGCTCAGCCGCGCAGGCTTGCGCGATCCGGAAAAGCCCATCGGCTCGTTCCTGTTCTCCGGCCCCACCGGCGTCGGCAAGACCGAAGTTGCCAAACAGTTGGCGCAGGTCATGGGCATTCCGATGCAGCGCTTCGACATGTCCGAATACATGGAGCGCCACTCGGTCAGCCGCCTGATCGGCGCGCCTCCGGGCTATGTCGGCTTCGACCAGGGCGGCTTGCTCACCGATGCCATCGACCAGCAGCCGCACTGCGTCCTGCTGCTCGACGAAATCGAGAAGGCCCACGCCGACTTGTTCAACATCCTCCTGCAGGTGATGGATAACGGCCGCCTGACCGACCACCACGGCAAAACCGTCGATTTCCGCAACGTGGTCCTCATCATGACCACCAATGCGGGCGCTTCGGACATGGCGAAGGTCGGCATCGGGTTCGGCGATGTGTCCAAGCAGGACGCCGGCGAGGAAGCGGTGAAGCAGCTCTTCACGCCGGAATTCCGCAACCGCCTCGATGCGATCATCCCCTTCGCCTATCTCGCCAAGGATACGATCAGCCGGGTCGTGGACAAGTTCATCCTCCAGCTGGAACTCCAGCTGGCCGACCAGAACGTCCACATCCAGTTCGATTCGACTGCTCGCGAATGGCTGGGCGATCGCGGCTACGACAAGCTCTACGGCGCCCGCCCGATGGCCCGCGTCATTCAGGAGAAGGTCAAACAGCCGCTTGCCGAGGAACTTCTGTTCGGCAAACTGGCCCACGGCGGCGAGGTCCACGTTTCGGTCAAGGAAGACGCGCTCAACTTCGAGCTGACGCCCTCCCCGCCCAAGGTGACCAAGGCCAAGAAGAAGGCGCCGGTCAAGCGGACGGCCAAGAAGCCCGGTATCCAGCCGGAAACCAGCTCCGACGATTGACCGCCATAAACAAGCAATAATGATGGGGTGGGAACCGCAGGGTTTCCGCCCCATTTCCTTTTCATGGCCCGCGAATTTTCCTGGATCAGACCCGAACCTTGGGGCATTCACGTCGTCCCTGCAGACTGCTGGATCGATCCTGCGCGTCCCATCGACCGGGCGCTGGTAACCCACGGCCACGCCGACCACGCGCGCGGCGGCCACGGCGCAACTTTCGCCACCCCCGCCACCCTCGCCATCATGAAACTGCGCTACGCCACTGAAGAAGGCGCCGTCCCCGTCCCCTACGGAGAGCGAATCGCATTACCCGGAGGT
The DNA window shown above is from Novosphingobium sp. P6W and carries:
- a CDS encoding DUF1013 domain-containing protein; translated protein: MSQPTPLMPHATASWLVDITSLTFEQIAEFCGLHMLEVQAMADDLASSKYTGRDPVRSGELTMEEIEKGQANPEYKLRMHKVPVTASRTKGPRYTPVSKRQDKPDGIAWILRNHAEVSDAQIGKLIGTTRNTIAAIRDRSHWNINNITPKDPVTLGLCSQRELDALVAKAAKKAGIQEDENLTNERLTDDREALIEELRAERQAQVQAASAAAQEAEVAAWLEAKRAAEAEERNQ
- a CDS encoding NAD(P)H-quinone oxidoreductase, whose amino-acid sequence is MLADLPVVMTAVGYDSPGGPEVLRPEIVPVPKPGPGEVLVRVAFAGVNRPDVVQRTGNYPPPPGASPIPGLEISGTVAALGDGVTEFIPGQQVCALVSGGGYAQYCLAKAGHCLAVPEGLEMDEAAALPETLFTVWHNVFERGHAREGETLLVHGGTSGIGTMAAMLGRHFGLTVIVTCGSAEKCEAALKIGATHAIDYKANDFVEEVSRITGGKGVDLVLDMVAGSYVPRNLKCLAPDGRHVTIAVQGGAKTEINMAVVMSRRYTLTGSTLRPRSDDFKTLLAQEIVECAWPLVEEGLLRPVMDTRFPLAEAAAAHARMEAGDHIGKIVLEV
- a CDS encoding M23 family metallopeptidase, whose amino-acid sequence is MLSTSAGAFLQRLRTAFPDREFIMRSQGQVRFIRISSRSQKIAAGVAVGVLGAWCASVGALALSQVSTGTAQAALAGREAKVARAEHSVEQYRENIDTVASNLARRQKFIEQMVDAHISELPEGDEAAQAQTTDETGAEAKKISAALPEAGTLAGIEARQLALVERLTRYANDRSQTATDAIRKLGLNPRAMIPSGRTAEGGPLLKLATASNGSIDPRFRRMGQSLARMDALENGLASIPQVSPAHVAYVSSSYGYRSDPFTGGAAFHAGLDFPGPMGSPIYAAAKGRVTFVGQKSGYGNCVEVTHGNGLMTRYGHLSGFRAHVGQEVDAGALIAAMGSTGRSTGSHLHFEVRVNDRPVNPRPFLEAAQTAQSNLHNNNQPQKERR
- a CDS encoding polymer-forming cytoskeletal protein, with amino-acid sequence MAKAFISSRVTGTSTSFSMLGSDTTITGNIQASADLHVDGSVEGDITCNSLVQGEGSEITGAVRAESVRIAGLVRGSVAAREVVILKTARIEGDVAYDALTIEQGARLEGRLSPSGGQIPPAMARLPAVEAELMLPAAAE
- a CDS encoding glutamate-5-semialdehyde dehydrogenase; this encodes MNLQTSLSADPAAPALEALAPEALVERLARDGRAAQRVLARISDADKAGALRAAAKALRAAEAEILAANAQDIAAGEAKGLSAALLDRLRLDAGRLAGIADAVDQVAGLPDPVGEVISADERPNGLKLSRVRVPIGLIGIIYESRPNVTADAAALCLRSGNAVMLRGGTEALHSNRAIRAALAAGLESAGLPAAAIQLVPTQDRAVVGAMLTAAGLIDMIVPRGGKSLVARVQADARVPVLAHLDGICHTYVHAAADADMARKLTVNAKLRRTGICGAMETLLLDTQFPESASVVAGLIDAGCEVRGDARAQALDPRVLPASGEDWDTEYLDAVLSVAVVDGMESAIEHIAAHSSHHTDAIVTDDAEAAERFLDEVDSAIVMVNASSQFADGGEFGLGAEIGIATGRLHARGPVALEGLTTYKWQVRGSGQARP
- a CDS encoding DUF1192 domain-containing protein encodes the protein MDEDDRPLRRSSEGDFGAASRLAGESLERYSLDELDARVVLLEAEIERIRAHKAASSAHRLAADALFRPRSS
- the clpA gene encoding ATP-dependent Clp protease ATP-binding subunit ClpA; translated protein: MPSFAQSLEKTLHSALSHASERSHEYATLEHLLLALIDDTDAAQVMQACGVDLGDLGDVVRQYLDQEYQSLKTEEKGDPAPTAGFQRVIQRAILHVQSSGKDTVTGANVLVALFSERDSYAVYFLQQQDMSRLDAVSYISHGIGKGGKRIEDRSPKGAADDSTPTPEDKNESKPAAGNKKDSALDQFTVNLNEKALKGKVDPLIGRGPEVDRTIQILCRRSKNNPLYVGDPGVGKTAIAEGLARKIVEGEVPEVLTEAVIYSLDMGSLLAGTRYRGDFEERLKQVVSELEKMPHAVLFIDEIHTVIGAGATSGGAMDASNLLKPALSGGTIRCIGSTTYKEFRNHFEKDRALLRRFQKIDVNEPTIEDTIKILKGLRTAFEEHHKVKYTPDAIKTAVELSARYINDRKLPDKAIDVIDEVGAMQMLVPPSRRKKTITAREIEQVIATMARIPPKSVSSDDKKALGTLERDLKRVVFGQDKAIELVSTAMKLSRAGLRDPEKPIGSFLFSGPTGVGKTEVAKQLAQVMGIPMQRFDMSEYMERHSVSRLIGAPPGYVGFDQGGLLTDAIDQQPHCVLLLDEIEKAHADLFNILLQVMDNGRLTDHHGKTVDFRNVVLIMTTNAGASDMAKVGIGFGDVSKQDAGEEAVKQLFTPEFRNRLDAIIPFAYLAKDTISRVVDKFILQLELQLADQNVHIQFDSTAREWLGDRGYDKLYGARPMARVIQEKVKQPLAEELLFGKLAHGGEVHVSVKEDALNFELTPSPPKVTKAKKKAPVKRTAKKPGIQPETSSDD